From a single Lates calcarifer isolate ASB-BC8 linkage group LG12, TLL_Latcal_v3, whole genome shotgun sequence genomic region:
- the LOC108889994 gene encoding caM kinase-like vesicle-associated protein — MPFGCLTLGEKKDYNNPSEVTDKYDLGQIVKSEEFCEIFRAKDRNTLKMYTCKKFHKKDGRKVRKAAKNEIMILKMVKHHNILQLVDAFETKKEYFLFLELATGREVFDWILDQGYYSERDTSNVMRQVLEAVAYLHSLKIVHRNLKLENLVYFNRLKHSKIVISDFQLAKLENGLIKDPCGTPEYLAPEVVGRQRYGRPVDCWAIGVIMYILLSGNPPFYDDADEDDDRDKNLFLKILSGDYEFDSPYWDDISDSAKNLVASLMEVDQDQRLTAQEAIAHEWISGNAASDKNIKDGVCAQIEKNFAKAKWKKAVRVTTLMKRLRASEHGDSGASGAAADPNTPGGAPAPPAASGDGVAASIKAAPDTQTTTISALSPPSAARQDDQPQARCNGDVPQMLPPRKGD, encoded by the exons ATGCCATTTGGTTGTCTGACACTTGGGGAGAAGAAGGATTACAACAATCCCTCAGAGGTGACCGACAAATATGACCTCGGACAAATTGTCAAATC AGAGGAGTTTTGTGAGATTTTCCGGGCAAAGGATAGGAACACCTTGAAAATGTACACCTGTAAAAAGTTCCACAAAAAGGACGGGAGGAAAGTGAGGAAAGCTGCCAAGAATGAGATAATGATCTTAAAGAT GGTAAAACATCATAACATCCTCCAGCTGGTTGACGCTTTTGAAACTAAGAAAGAGTACTTCCTTTTTCTGGAGCT CGCTACAGGCAGAGAGGTCTTTGACTGGATCTTAGATCAAGGCTACTACTCAGAGAGGGACACTAGCAATGTCATGAGGCAGGTGTTGGAAGCTGTAGCTTACCTGCACTCTCTGAAAATTGTCCACAGAAATCTGAAG CTGGAGAACTTGGTGTACTTTAACCGTTTGAAGCACTCCAAAATTGTTATCAGTGACTTTCAGTTGGCAAAACTGGAAAATGGACTCATTAAGGACCCGTGTGGGACTCCAGAGTATCTTG CTCCTGAAGTGGTCGGGAGGCAGAGATATGGGCGACCTGTTGACTGTTGGGCCATAGGTGTCATcatgtatatact TTTGTCTGGGAACCCTCCTTTCtatgatgatgctgatgaagatgatgatcgCGATAAGAACCTTTTCCTTAAGATTTTGTCAGGGGACTATGAGTTTGATTCACCGTACTGGGATGACATTTCAGATTCTG ctaAAAACTTAGTGGCGTCTTTGATGGAAGTGGACCAAGATCAGCGATTGACTGCACAGGAAGCTATAGCCCATgaatg GATTTCTGGAAATGCTGCCTCAGACAAGAACATTAAGGATGGTGTCTGTGCACAAATAGAGAAGAACTTCGCCAAAGCCAAGTGGAAG AAAGCTGTTAGAGTGACCACCCTCATGAAGAGGCTCAGAGCGTCTGAGCATGGTGACTCTGGGGCCTCTGGGGCTGCAGCCGACCCCAACACACCTGGCGGTGCTCCCGCTCCTCCGGCCGCTAGTGGCGACGGCGTGGCTGCTAGCATAAAAGCTGCTCCTGACACACAGACTACCAccatctctgctctctccccGCCCAGTGCAGCCAGACAGGATGATCAGCCTCAGGCACGGTGCAACGGCGATGTTCCCCAGATGTTGCCACCGAGAAAGGGAGACTAG